In Arvicanthis niloticus isolate mArvNil1 chromosome 4, mArvNil1.pat.X, whole genome shotgun sequence, a single window of DNA contains:
- the Dph5 gene encoding diphthine methyl ester synthase encodes MLYLIGLGLGDAKDITVKGLEVVRRCSRVYLEAYTSVLTVGKEALEEFYGRKLILADREEVEQEADNILKDADVSDVAFLVVGDPFGATTHSDLILRATKLGIPYQVIHNASIMNAVGCCGLQLYKFGETVSIVFWTDTWRPESFFDKVKKNRENGMHTLCLLDIKVKEQSLENLIRGRKIYEPPRYMSVNQAAQQLLEIVQNQRARGEEPAITEETLCVGLARVGAEDQKIAAGTLQQMCTVSLGEPLHSLVITGGNLHPLEMEMLSLFSIPESQSADGL; translated from the exons ATGCTTTACTTGATCGGCTTGGGCTTGGGAGATGCCAAGGACATCACAGTCAAGGGCCTGGAAGTTGTGAGACGATGCAGTCGTGTGTATCTGGAAGCCTACACCTCAGTCCTGACTGTAGGGAAGGAAGCCCTG GAAGAGTTTTATGGAAGAAAATTGATTCTTGCTGACAGAGAAGAAGTAGAACAAGAAGCAGATAATATTCTTAAGGATGCAGATGTCAGTGATGTAGCATTCCTTGTGGTTGGTGATCCATTTGG GGCTACAACACACAGTGATCTTATTCTGAGAGCAACTAAGTTGGGCATCCCTTATCAAGTTATTCACAATGCCTCCATAATGAACGCTGTAGGCTGCTGTGGTTTACAG ctgTACAAGTTTGGAGAAACAGTTTCTATTGTTTTTTGGACGGACACTTGGAGACCAGAGAGTTTCTTTGACAAGGTGAAGAAGAACCGAGAAAATGGCATGCACACATTGTGCTTACTTG ATATCAAAGTGAAGGAGCAGTCTCTGGAGAACCTCATCAG GGGAAGAAAGATCTATGAACCTCCTCGGTACATGAGTGTGAACCAGGCAGCACAGCAGCTTCTAGAAATTGTTCAAAATCAGAGAGCACGCGGGGAAGAACCAG CAATCACTGAGGAGACTCTCTGTGTCGGCTTAGCCAGAGTTGGAGCTGAAGATCAGAAAATTGCAGCAGGCACATTACAGCAGATGTGCACAGTGAGCTTGGGAGAACCACTGCATTCATTGGTCATTACAGGGGGCAACCTGCACCCACTGGAGATGGAAATGCTAAGTCTCTTCTCTATACCAGAATCCCAGAGTGCTGATGGACTCTGA